A genome region from Natronobeatus ordinarius includes the following:
- a CDS encoding DUF255 domain-containing protein: MNDGTRVEWRAWGREAFAEAGERDVPLLLSLTATWCDSCHEMDAETYAVPTVAANVNDDFVPVRIDVDRHPRVRDRYNMGGFPSTVFLAPDGAVLTGAGYLGQDGMRQVLERVRALWETKGAEAGRVPRPLQDETPPAGELTEDVEAGMLGQLTAAYDEVAGGWGDGPKFPLPEALEFALKRDREMARRSLDAVSANLLDEYEGGFYRYALERDWSRIQHEKLLDENAALVRTFAHAYCYTGREVYREPADRTIDYLTTTLWNADTGAFAGSQAPAPAASYTLEPSDREREDPPVDDTVYAGANALAVDALLAYYGYTDDERARRYAERALEYLRTELLEDGVVVHYRAADETGEPCLLANQARVLEALTSARSVLGADVLDEAEAVAETTLERLRDGDSFLDGPATGCGLCSHPLRPLGANVELADALVDLAVLTDDDRYRELASEALADFAGASDRFGPSAARYASVTARLLEDPLVVRVADEAGSDLHRAALRVADHEKVVVPDATVDGLEPGTARVERGERASDVAETPAELGERLRSVLE, encoded by the coding sequence ATGAACGACGGCACGCGGGTCGAGTGGCGGGCGTGGGGACGGGAGGCGTTCGCGGAGGCGGGCGAGCGGGACGTCCCACTCTTGCTCTCGCTGACCGCGACGTGGTGTGACAGCTGTCACGAGATGGACGCGGAGACGTACGCCGTCCCGACGGTCGCGGCGAACGTCAACGACGACTTCGTCCCCGTGCGGATCGACGTGGATCGCCACCCGCGCGTTCGCGACCGGTACAACATGGGTGGGTTCCCCTCGACGGTGTTTCTCGCCCCCGACGGCGCGGTGCTGACCGGCGCAGGCTACCTGGGCCAGGACGGGATGCGCCAGGTGCTCGAGCGCGTCCGAGCCCTGTGGGAGACGAAGGGGGCCGAGGCCGGACGGGTCCCGCGCCCGCTGCAGGACGAGACGCCGCCGGCTGGCGAGCTCACCGAGGACGTCGAAGCGGGGATGCTGGGCCAGCTCACCGCGGCCTACGACGAGGTCGCCGGCGGCTGGGGCGACGGCCCGAAGTTCCCGCTCCCCGAGGCGCTCGAGTTCGCGCTCAAGCGCGACCGGGAGATGGCCCGGCGCTCGCTCGACGCGGTGAGCGCGAACCTGCTCGACGAGTACGAGGGCGGCTTCTACCGCTACGCGCTCGAGCGCGACTGGTCGAGGATCCAGCACGAGAAGCTGCTCGACGAGAACGCCGCGCTCGTGCGAACGTTCGCTCACGCCTACTGCTACACCGGGCGCGAAGTGTACCGGGAGCCGGCCGACCGGACGATCGACTACCTGACGACAACGCTGTGGAACGCCGACACCGGCGCGTTCGCGGGCAGCCAGGCGCCGGCTCCGGCTGCGTCGTACACCCTCGAGCCGAGCGACCGGGAGCGCGAGGATCCGCCGGTCGACGACACCGTCTACGCAGGTGCGAACGCGCTGGCGGTCGACGCCCTGCTCGCCTACTACGGCTACACCGACGACGAGCGCGCCCGTCGGTACGCCGAGCGCGCGCTCGAGTACCTCCGGACGGAGCTGCTCGAGGACGGGGTCGTCGTCCACTACCGGGCGGCCGACGAGACCGGTGAACCGTGCCTGCTCGCGAACCAGGCTCGCGTCCTCGAGGCGCTGACGAGCGCCCGGAGCGTCCTCGGGGCTGACGTCCTCGACGAGGCCGAGGCGGTGGCCGAGACGACCCTCGAGCGACTCCGCGATGGCGATTCGTTCCTCGACGGGCCGGCGACGGGGTGCGGGCTGTGTTCCCATCCCCTCCGTCCCCTCGGAGCGAACGTCGAGCTCGCCGACGCGCTGGTCGACCTCGCCGTCCTCACTGACGATGATCGGTACCGCGAGCTCGCCAGCGAGGCGCTCGCGGACTTCGCGGGCGCGAGCGACCGGTTCGGCCCGAGTGCCGCCCGGTACGCGTCGGTCACGGCGCGACTGCTCGAGGACCCCCTCGTCGTGCGGGTCGCCGACGAGGCTGGCTCAGACCTCCACCGCGCCGCGTTGCGCGTCGCCGACCACGAGAAGGTCGTCGTCCCCGACGCGACGGTCGACGGCCTCGAGCCGGGAACGGCACGGGTCGAACGCGGCGAGCGCGCCTCCGACGTCGCTGAAACTCCGGCCGAGTTGGGTGAGCGGCTCCGGTCGGTCCTCGAGTGA
- a CDS encoding TrmB family transcriptional regulator, with amino-acid sequence MASLRDLGLSEYEARAYRALLNTGPTTAKELSRASDVPMGRIYDVLNSIEQYNLVRSQTASRPKKYVAVEPATALDRLLEDKKRELEEKADQYEEIVDDLSEELDAAEPVEEQFWTAAVGPEETIDLLLERLTAADRDIVMVAADPSPQMDIRTVGDEVLAHLEDALDRGVSVDILMSRELVDALSPEVGQRYQEALQARDDFAVRTSEDVTGTFNIIDGVEVCIQVPNPLSSNEVFGMIDLKDPEFAADVHEEFLPNWNQATPLTF; translated from the coding sequence ATGGCCAGTCTCCGGGACCTCGGACTCTCTGAATACGAGGCACGGGCGTACCGCGCATTGTTGAATACGGGACCCACAACCGCCAAGGAGTTGTCGCGAGCGAGTGACGTCCCGATGGGGCGGATCTACGACGTGCTCAACAGCATCGAGCAGTACAATCTCGTCCGGAGCCAGACGGCGAGCCGACCGAAGAAGTACGTCGCCGTCGAACCCGCCACGGCGCTCGATCGGCTGCTCGAGGACAAAAAGCGCGAACTCGAGGAGAAGGCCGACCAGTACGAGGAGATCGTCGACGACCTCTCGGAGGAGCTCGACGCGGCCGAGCCAGTCGAAGAGCAGTTCTGGACGGCTGCCGTCGGCCCCGAGGAGACGATCGACCTCCTGCTCGAGCGACTCACCGCTGCCGACCGGGACATCGTGATGGTCGCGGCCGATCCCTCTCCCCAGATGGACATCCGCACGGTCGGCGACGAGGTGCTGGCACACCTCGAGGACGCCCTCGACCGGGGCGTGAGCGTAGACATCCTGATGAGCCGGGAGCTCGTCGACGCGCTCTCGCCAGAGGTCGGCCAGCGGTACCAGGAGGCGTTGCAGGCTCGTGATGACTTCGCCGTGCGAACGAGCGAGGACGTGACGGGGACGTTCAACATTATCGACGGCGTCGAGGTCTGTATCCAGGTTCCGAACCCCCTCTCGTCGAACGAGGTGTTCGGTATGATCGACCTCAAAGACCCCGAGTTCGCCGCCGACGTCCACGAGGAGTTCCTCCCCAACTGGAATCAGGCGACGCCGCTTACGTTCTGA
- the map gene encoding type II methionyl aminopeptidase, with product MAESEVDLEAEQYEKHREAGRILSQVREETADRVDVGVSHLEIAEFAEERIRELGGEPAFPVNISIDEEAAHATPAIDDESTFGEEMINLDIGVHVDGWLADTAITVDLSGNPELAEASEQALEAAIDVIEPGVDTGDIGAEIEDVIDGYGFNPVVNLTGHGLGHWEQHTSPNIPNRAVSQGVTLEVGDVVAIEPFATDGGGKVTEGSKEEIFSLQNERSVRNRQAREALAQITEEFRTLPFATRWLETDRPELALRRLKASGVVHGYPVLKEDDGCLVSQKEHTIIVTHGGCEVTTE from the coding sequence ATGGCTGAATCCGAGGTCGACCTCGAGGCAGAACAGTACGAGAAACACCGCGAAGCGGGGCGAATCCTCTCGCAGGTCCGCGAGGAAACCGCCGATCGCGTCGACGTCGGTGTGAGCCACCTCGAGATCGCCGAGTTCGCCGAAGAGCGCATCCGCGAGCTCGGCGGCGAGCCGGCGTTCCCGGTCAACATCTCGATCGACGAGGAGGCCGCTCACGCGACCCCCGCCATCGACGACGAGTCGACGTTCGGCGAGGAGATGATCAACTTAGATATCGGCGTCCACGTCGACGGCTGGCTCGCCGACACGGCGATCACGGTCGACCTCTCGGGCAACCCGGAACTCGCTGAGGCCTCCGAGCAGGCGCTCGAGGCCGCCATCGACGTAATCGAACCCGGCGTCGACACGGGCGACATCGGCGCCGAAATCGAGGACGTCATCGACGGCTACGGCTTCAACCCTGTCGTCAATCTCACCGGGCACGGACTCGGCCACTGGGAACAACACACCAGCCCGAACATCCCGAATCGGGCCGTCTCACAGGGCGTCACGCTCGAGGTCGGCGACGTCGTTGCCATCGAGCCGTTCGCGACCGACGGCGGCGGCAAGGTCACCGAGGGGTCGAAAGAGGAGATCTTCTCGCTGCAGAACGAACGATCGGTCCGGAACCGCCAGGCCCGGGAGGCGCTCGCCCAGATCACCGAGGAGTTCCGGACGCTGCCCTTTGCGACGCGCTGGCTCGAGACGGACCGACCGGAGCTCGCCCTTCGCCGGCTGAAAGCCAGCGGCGTCGTCCACGGCTACCCGGTCCTCAAAGAAGACGACGGTTGCCTCGTCAGCCAGAAAGAACACACGATCATCGTCACGCACGGCGGCTGTGAAGTCACGACGGAGTGA
- a CDS encoding HIT family protein: MEQVFAPWRIEWIRREEKNPDVDGCVFCAFAERAADRENLVVARSEHSFVLLNNYPYNPGHAMVIPHAHTGDYGELTDEQLLDHARLKARTFDALESALAPDGFNAGLNLGEGAGGSIKEHLHTHVVPRWQGDTNFMPVLSDTTVIVEALEDTYDLVHDAFAAQDGASVPDERCAVVFD; encoded by the coding sequence ATGGAGCAGGTGTTCGCACCGTGGCGGATCGAGTGGATCAGACGCGAGGAGAAAAACCCGGACGTCGACGGCTGCGTCTTCTGTGCGTTCGCAGAACGGGCGGCTGACCGTGAGAACCTCGTCGTCGCCAGAAGCGAGCACTCGTTCGTCCTGCTGAACAACTACCCCTACAACCCCGGTCACGCCATGGTCATCCCCCACGCACACACCGGCGACTACGGGGAGCTGACCGACGAGCAACTGCTCGACCACGCCCGCCTGAAAGCCCGCACGTTCGATGCCCTCGAGTCGGCACTGGCTCCGGACGGCTTCAACGCCGGCTTGAACCTCGGCGAGGGCGCCGGCGGCTCCATCAAGGAGCACTTGCACACCCACGTCGTCCCCCGCTGGCAGGGCGACACCAACTTCATGCCCGTCCTCAGCGACACGACGGTCATCGTCGAGGCGCTCGAGGACACCTACGACCTCGTCCACGACGCCTTCGCCGCACAGGACGGGGCGAGCGTACCGGACGAGAGATGCGCCGTCGTCTTCGACTGA
- a CDS encoding VOC family protein, translated as MLTGLAWLALEVKYLEPAREFYGETLELSCRGETERELRYEAGETTIVCRRPDGIPRGGLHTHFAFSIPHAEYDDWWDRLSRTYDLEEFRFGSSRSLYCYDPDGNCVELGQTDVEGPGIDGIFEVVLEVEDLERAEAFYAELGFETVDRGEERTRVRMNGPMALELWEPQLGLADARGGVHVDLGFETDDPAGAAEAVADRACLLESVGGGGGVDVEGGADGDEQVVVRDPDGHHLTFLTR; from the coding sequence ATGCTGACTGGTCTGGCCTGGCTCGCCCTCGAGGTCAAGTACCTCGAGCCGGCTCGCGAGTTCTACGGGGAGACGCTCGAGCTGTCGTGTCGCGGGGAGACCGAGCGCGAGCTTCGGTACGAGGCGGGCGAGACGACGATCGTCTGCCGGCGACCCGATGGAATCCCGCGCGGGGGGCTGCACACTCACTTCGCGTTCTCGATTCCGCACGCGGAGTACGACGACTGGTGGGATCGCCTCTCCAGGACGTACGACCTCGAGGAGTTTCGCTTCGGCTCCTCGCGGTCGCTGTACTGCTACGATCCCGACGGCAACTGCGTCGAACTCGGCCAGACCGACGTCGAGGGGCCGGGCATCGACGGGATCTTCGAGGTCGTCCTCGAGGTCGAGGACCTCGAGCGCGCGGAGGCGTTTTACGCCGAGTTAGGGTTCGAGACGGTCGATCGCGGCGAGGAACGGACTCGCGTGCGAATGAACGGCCCGATGGCGCTCGAGCTCTGGGAGCCCCAGCTTGGGCTGGCCGACGCCCGCGGCGGCGTCCACGTCGACCTCGGGTTCGAGACGGACGATCCGGCTGGCGCGGCCGAGGCGGTCGCGGATCGGGCGTGCTTGCTCGAGTCGGTGGGCGGCGGGGGTGGAGTCGACGTTGAGGGCGGAGCCGACGGGGACGAGCAGGTCGTGGTCCGCGATCCGGACGGCCACCACCTGACGTTCCTGACGCGGTAA
- a CDS encoding N-acyl homoserine lactonase family protein produces METPSSSGSEPISVHVFHTGSVYIDRSLAFREQSWHPIPYTGWLRPTSKKRWVPVSAYLIDHPDGLVLVDTGWHTDMRTNQRSHLGFLPATMLTGRLPAGEAIHEQLAAMNIEASDLTYVILTHLDSDHVSGVGHVEKASNIIVSKPEWDARGQFRYIPSMWDGVDIDPFSLEDIPFGPDNEGLDLFGDGRVYLVSTPGHSAGQLSVLVHTGAGWILLASDVGYATSAWTEDVLPGVTDDDDEARAALRWVAAFSQRDDCLAVLANHDPDVVPGEL; encoded by the coding sequence ATGGAGACTCCATCGAGTAGCGGGTCAGAACCGATCAGCGTCCATGTCTTTCATACCGGGTCGGTGTACATCGACCGTTCGCTCGCGTTCCGAGAGCAATCCTGGCACCCGATACCCTACACCGGGTGGCTTCGGCCAACGTCGAAGAAGCGCTGGGTTCCGGTGTCGGCATATCTTATCGACCATCCAGATGGTCTCGTTCTCGTCGATACAGGCTGGCATACGGATATGCGGACGAATCAACGGAGTCACCTTGGATTCCTTCCCGCAACGATGCTCACGGGACGGTTACCAGCAGGTGAGGCAATACACGAACAACTGGCCGCGATGAACATCGAAGCCAGTGACCTAACCTACGTTATTCTCACTCACCTCGATTCGGACCACGTGAGCGGTGTCGGGCATGTCGAGAAGGCATCGAACATCATCGTTAGCAAGCCCGAGTGGGACGCGAGAGGGCAGTTTCGATACATCCCGTCGATGTGGGATGGAGTGGATATCGACCCCTTCAGCCTCGAGGACATCCCGTTCGGTCCGGACAACGAGGGGCTCGACCTTTTCGGTGACGGACGCGTCTACCTCGTATCCACGCCAGGACACAGTGCTGGTCAACTGTCCGTCCTCGTTCACACCGGAGCCGGCTGGATCCTCCTCGCAAGCGATGTTGGCTACGCCACAAGCGCCTGGACCGAAGACGTTCTGCCAGGGGTTACTGACGACGACGACGAGGCCCGGGCAGCCCTCCGGTGGGTGGCTGCGTTCTCCCAGCGTGACGACTGTCTCGCCGTCCTTGCCAACCACGATCCTGACGTCGTACCTGGAGAGCTCTGA
- a CDS encoding ABC transporter permease subunit: protein MSAADLDLGSVVAIAKKDFQDAARSKVLWLVTTVFVAFLGGMAFLFAWLDDVLAQQGEEITAISLIFFLQSPVAIVIPLIGLLVGYKALAGEVSTGSAKILLSLPHSRLDAVLGKLVGRTLVLWTSFFVGLLVALVVIVAMYDEFHLGQLVVFTVFSLLFGTIFVSLGVAISAATTSTTKAAAAVVFVFFFFFFVFDSIRTVAYYLLTGEVFPFEDAPHWYLFYPRLSPSGAYEAALVGFLPSGEIPAGALYPEGTEAFYFSRWLTLAILLAWIVVPIALGSLRFERLDL, encoded by the coding sequence ATGAGTGCAGCGGACCTCGATCTCGGTAGCGTCGTTGCGATCGCCAAGAAGGACTTCCAGGACGCCGCCCGATCGAAGGTGCTGTGGCTCGTGACGACCGTCTTCGTCGCCTTCCTCGGCGGGATGGCGTTTCTGTTCGCCTGGCTCGACGACGTCCTCGCCCAGCAGGGCGAAGAGATCACCGCGATCAGCCTGATCTTCTTCCTGCAGAGCCCCGTCGCGATCGTCATCCCGTTGATCGGCCTGCTTGTCGGCTACAAGGCGCTCGCCGGCGAGGTCTCGACCGGGAGCGCGAAGATCCTGCTCTCGTTGCCTCACTCGAGGCTCGACGCTGTCCTCGGCAAGCTCGTCGGTCGGACGCTCGTCCTGTGGACGTCGTTTTTCGTCGGTCTCCTCGTCGCGCTGGTCGTCATCGTCGCGATGTACGACGAGTTCCACCTGGGTCAGCTCGTCGTCTTCACCGTCTTCTCGCTGCTGTTTGGCACCATCTTCGTTTCCCTCGGGGTCGCGATTTCGGCGGCGACGACCTCCACGACCAAAGCCGCCGCGGCCGTCGTTTTCGTTTTCTTCTTTTTCTTCTTCGTCTTCGACTCGATCCGGACGGTCGCCTACTACCTGCTTACGGGTGAGGTGTTCCCCTTCGAGGACGCTCCACACTGGTACCTCTTTTACCCCCGTCTCAGCCCAAGCGGGGCGTACGAGGCCGCACTCGTCGGCTTTCTCCCCAGCGGGGAGATCCCCGCCGGCGCCCTCTACCCGGAAGGAACCGAGGCGTTTTACTTCTCCCGCTGGCTCACGCTCGCGATTTTGCTCGCCTGGATCGTCGTGCCGATCGCCCTCGGCTCCCTGCGGTTCGAGCGACTCGACCTCTAG
- a CDS encoding ABC transporter ATP-binding protein, producing MVAIAVDGLTKRYGSTLALEELSFTVQEGEVFGFLGPNGAGKSTTINVLLDFVRPTAGEARVLGLDAQAASREIRQRTGVLPEGYETYGRLTGRQHLEFAIASKGADDDPQALLERVDLAEAADRKTGGYSKGMAQRLLLAMALVGEPDLLILDEPSTGLDPNGAREMREIVREENARGATVFFSSHVLGQVEAVCDRVGILREGQMVAVDTVSGLRDSVGGGTTLRVTVDRLEEDAVAAVEALPDVGAVTVEDGAEPTIAVTGDGSKTDVIHELEAYGLEVRDFATEEASLDEVFHAYTAEVSA from the coding sequence ATGGTAGCGATAGCGGTCGACGGGCTGACCAAGCGGTACGGCTCGACGCTCGCGCTCGAGGAGCTCTCCTTTACGGTTCAGGAGGGGGAAGTGTTCGGATTCCTGGGCCCGAACGGCGCGGGGAAGTCGACGACGATCAACGTCCTGCTCGACTTCGTCCGGCCGACGGCGGGCGAGGCGCGGGTCCTCGGTCTCGACGCTCAGGCCGCGAGTCGCGAGATCCGCCAGCGAACCGGGGTCCTCCCCGAGGGCTACGAGACCTACGGCCGCCTGACCGGTCGCCAGCACCTCGAGTTCGCCATCGCATCGAAAGGCGCCGACGACGACCCCCAGGCGCTGCTCGAGCGGGTCGACCTCGCCGAGGCCGCCGACCGCAAGACCGGCGGCTACTCGAAGGGGATGGCCCAGCGGCTCCTGCTCGCGATGGCGCTCGTCGGCGAGCCCGACCTGCTGATCCTCGACGAGCCCTCGACGGGGCTCGACCCCAACGGCGCCCGCGAGATGCGCGAGATCGTCCGCGAGGAGAACGCCCGCGGCGCGACGGTCTTCTTCTCGAGTCACGTCCTCGGCCAGGTCGAAGCCGTCTGCGACCGGGTCGGCATCCTCCGGGAAGGGCAGATGGTCGCCGTCGACACCGTCTCCGGACTGCGCGACTCCGTCGGCGGTGGCACCACCCTCCGCGTGACCGTCGACCGGCTCGAGGAGGACGCCGTCGCCGCCGTCGAGGCGCTCCCCGACGTCGGCGCCGTGACGGTCGAGGACGGCGCCGAACCCACGATCGCCGTCACCGGCGACGGCTCGAAGACCGACGTCATCCACGAACTCGAAGCGTACGGCCTCGAGGTCCGGGACTTCGCCACCGAGGAGGCGTCGCTCGACGAGGTGTTCCACGCCTACACGGCGGAGGTCAGCGCATGA
- a CDS encoding excinuclease ABC subunit C — MNADAVRERASELPREPGVYQFQAEGTTLYVGKAVDLRSRVRSYADPRGARIRRMVERADGLEIAVTDTETQALLLEANLIKRHQPRYNVRLKDDKSYPMVQLTDHEAPRIEVTRDPNEAATVYGPFTNKGRVQTVVKALRETYGVRGCSDHKYAGRDRPCLDYEMGLCTAPCTREIDLESYREDAESVKRFFEGETGILADPLRRRMEAAAQEQNFERAANLRDRLEAVEAFHGEGGEAVQSVGDERTVDVLGVALEGEDATVARLRAEGGKLVERDRHTLEAPRTGERGDEIPAVLAAFVVQYYAERDLPDALLLPERHGDAEVGAWLEAEGVAVRVPGAGREAKLVDLALKNARRNVGRRDECGMLADALGLDSARRIEGFDVSHAQGKAAVGSDVTFVDGAAETAHYRRKKLEDRNDDYANMRALLEWRARRAVEGRDDRPDPDLLLIDGGSGQLEAALCALEEVGWDVPAVALAKAEERVITPDREFAWPRDAPHLHLLQRVRDEAHRFAVQYHQTVRDEVSTVLDDVPGIGPETRKRLLGRFGSVENVRQASLEDLTSVSGVGPKTAETIKSRL, encoded by the coding sequence ATGAACGCCGACGCGGTCCGCGAACGCGCGAGCGAGCTGCCGCGCGAGCCGGGCGTCTACCAGTTCCAGGCCGAGGGGACGACGCTCTACGTCGGTAAGGCGGTCGACCTCCGGAGCCGGGTGCGGTCGTACGCCGACCCACGGGGCGCGCGCATCCGTCGGATGGTCGAGCGCGCCGACGGCCTCGAGATCGCCGTCACCGACACTGAGACGCAGGCGCTGTTGCTCGAGGCGAACCTGATCAAGCGCCATCAGCCCCGCTACAACGTCCGGCTGAAAGACGACAAATCGTACCCGATGGTCCAGCTCACCGACCACGAGGCGCCGCGGATCGAGGTCACCCGCGATCCGAACGAGGCGGCGACCGTCTACGGCCCGTTCACGAACAAGGGGCGGGTCCAGACGGTCGTGAAGGCCCTCCGGGAAACGTACGGCGTCCGAGGCTGCTCGGATCACAAGTACGCCGGGCGCGACCGGCCGTGTCTGGACTACGAGATGGGGCTCTGTACCGCCCCCTGCACCCGGGAGATCGACCTCGAGTCCTACCGCGAGGACGCCGAGAGCGTGAAGCGGTTCTTCGAGGGCGAAACCGGGATCCTCGCCGATCCGCTGCGGCGGCGGATGGAGGCGGCCGCTCAGGAGCAGAACTTCGAACGCGCGGCGAACCTCCGGGATCGACTCGAGGCCGTCGAGGCGTTCCACGGCGAGGGAGGCGAGGCGGTCCAGTCGGTCGGCGACGAACGGACGGTCGACGTCCTCGGCGTCGCACTCGAGGGCGAGGACGCGACGGTCGCCCGCCTGCGCGCGGAGGGTGGCAAGCTGGTCGAGCGGGATCGACACACGCTCGAGGCGCCGCGGACGGGCGAGCGAGGGGACGAGATCCCCGCCGTCCTCGCGGCGTTCGTCGTCCAGTACTACGCCGAGCGCGACCTGCCGGACGCCCTCCTCCTGCCCGAACGCCACGGCGACGCCGAAGTCGGCGCCTGGCTCGAGGCCGAGGGCGTCGCCGTCCGCGTCCCCGGCGCGGGCCGGGAGGCCAAACTCGTCGACCTCGCGCTCAAAAACGCCCGGCGGAACGTCGGCCGCCGCGACGAGTGCGGGATGCTCGCCGACGCGCTCGGCCTCGACTCGGCCCGGCGGATCGAGGGCTTCGACGTGAGCCACGCCCAGGGGAAGGCGGCGGTGGGAAGCGACGTGACGTTCGTCGACGGCGCCGCCGAGACGGCCCACTACCGCCGGAAGAAACTCGAGGACCGAAACGACGACTACGCCAACATGCGGGCGCTGCTCGAGTGGCGCGCTCGCCGGGCGGTCGAGGGCCGGGACGACCGTCCCGACCCCGACCTGCTCCTGATCGACGGCGGGAGCGGCCAGCTCGAGGCGGCGCTCTGCGCGCTCGAAGAAGTCGGCTGGGACGTCCCCGCCGTCGCGCTCGCGAAGGCCGAAGAGCGGGTGATCACGCCCGACCGGGAGTTCGCGTGGCCGCGGGACGCGCCACACTTACACCTCCTCCAGCGGGTGCGCGACGAGGCCCACCGTTTCGCCGTGCAGTACCACCAGACGGTTCGCGACGAGGTGTCGACGGTGCTCGACGACGTTCCCGGAATCGGCCCCGAGACGCGAAAGCGACTGCTCGGGCGCTTTGGCAGCGTCGAAAACGTCCGGCAGGCGAGCCTCGAGGACCTGACGAGCGTCTCGGGCGTGGGGCCGAAAACGGCCGAGACGATCAAGTCCCGGCTGTGA
- a CDS encoding DUF4397 domain-containing protein, with protein MTGKDGITRRRVVAIGGGLVLLGGLGGTGTASEHDEEETDEGADDDYPTESRARAAHLSPDAPDVDVYVDGDLVLEDATYPSVSDYVDLEPGTPTVSIVPAGQDVDQAVVEETIDVTDEEYPDGDYTVAAIGEVAAENQPLQALVLEDDNSPTEPGAARVRAVHASPDAPAVDVVVEETGDALFEDVAFGEFGYVDVPEGEYTLLIYPAGDRTEAVFEVDVSPAAGTVYSAFAVGYLTPEEAPADEPLDVILTEDAAPGEA; from the coding sequence ATGACTGGAAAAGACGGCATCACTCGACGACGAGTCGTGGCAATCGGCGGCGGTCTCGTACTACTCGGCGGTCTCGGCGGCACCGGAACGGCGTCAGAACACGACGAGGAAGAGACGGACGAGGGAGCCGACGACGACTACCCGACGGAGTCTCGGGCGCGTGCTGCACACCTCTCGCCCGACGCGCCGGACGTCGACGTCTACGTCGACGGCGACCTCGTCCTCGAGGACGCCACGTACCCGTCGGTCAGCGATTACGTCGACCTCGAGCCGGGGACGCCCACCGTCTCGATCGTTCCCGCGGGACAGGACGTAGACCAGGCAGTGGTCGAGGAGACCATCGACGTCACCGACGAGGAGTATCCCGACGGTGACTACACCGTCGCGGCGATCGGGGAGGTCGCAGCCGAGAACCAGCCCCTCCAGGCGCTGGTGCTCGAGGACGACAACAGCCCCACCGAGCCGGGGGCGGCTCGAGTGCGGGCCGTGCACGCGTCACCCGACGCGCCGGCGGTGGACGTCGTCGTCGAGGAGACCGGAGACGCCCTGTTCGAGGACGTCGCGTTCGGCGAATTCGGATACGTAGACGTACCCGAGGGTGAGTACACGCTCCTCATTTACCCGGCCGGCGACCGAACCGAGGCAGTCTTCGAGGTGGACGTCTCGCCCGCCGCCGGGACCGTCTACTCGGCGTTCGCCGTCGGCTACCTCACGCCGGAGGAGGCCCCGGCCGACGAGCCCCTCGACGTTATTCTCACGGAGGACGCCGCTCCGGGAGAGGCGTAG
- a CDS encoding UPF0146 family protein, with protein MTRFRRSLEATIEYLLGYDHVLEVGIGRRTGVASGLVERGGTVTATDVYPRDVPAGVRFVEDDVVDPDLAVYEDADVLFARNLPPELHRPVRDVARQVDADCCFTTLGGDQPAVPVKRVTIPGDTLYVARASRR; from the coding sequence GTGACGCGCTTTCGTCGATCGCTCGAGGCGACGATCGAGTACCTCTTGGGCTACGACCACGTCCTCGAAGTCGGCATCGGCCGTCGGACGGGTGTGGCGAGCGGACTCGTCGAACGAGGGGGTACCGTTACGGCGACCGACGTGTATCCGCGCGACGTCCCAGCGGGCGTCCGATTCGTCGAGGACGACGTGGTCGACCCCGACCTCGCCGTCTACGAGGATGCGGACGTTCTCTTCGCGCGCAACCTGCCGCCCGAACTCCATCGTCCCGTCCGTGACGTCGCCCGGCAGGTCGACGCCGACTGCTGTTTTACCACCCTCGGTGGCGACCAGCCCGCCGTCCCGGTGAAACGGGTGACGATCCCCGGAGACACGCTGTACGTCGCTCGAGCCAGCCGACGATAA